In Vitis vinifera cultivar Pinot Noir 40024 chromosome 17, ASM3070453v1, one genomic interval encodes:
- the LOC100854279 gene encoding annexin D4-like, with product MSSVDALAKSFYGSHSGILGVDEKSMLEILVKWQPEHLSTFRNETSCIFLKDERFQFEIWEEILLKFLKREFMRFKDAVVQWTMHPWERDARMARKALKRGSQAYGLLIELACTRSSDELLGARRAYQSLYSESIEEDVACRVEGIQRQFLVALVSSYRYEGSRKNDAAIESDAQKLNKAVRNGDKTMLIKDEEIVRILTTRSKPHLKEVFKCYYYDFDRDIVEV from the exons ATGTCTTCGGTAGATGCTCTCGCAAAGTCTTTCTATGGTTCTCACTCTG GAATATTGGGAGTTGACGAGAAATCAATGCTGGAGATCTTAGTAAAATGGCAACCAGAACACTTGTCAACTTTTAGGAATGAAACTTCTTGCATCTTTTTGAAGGATGAACGCTTCCAGTTTGAGATATGGGAAGAAATTCttcttaaatttctaaaaagggAATTTATGCGTTTTAAG GATGCTGTGGTGCAATGGACCATGCATCCTTGGGAAAGAGATGCTCGCATGGCAAGGAAGGCTTTGAAAAGAGGCAGTCAAGCATATGGCCTACTCATTGAACTTGCATGCACCAGATCATCAGACGAGCTCTTGGGAGCTAGGAGAGCATACCAGTCCCTCTACAGTGAATCCATCGAGGAAGACGTTGCTTGCCGAGTTGAAGGCATCCAACGCCAG TTTTTGGTAGCACTTGTAAGTTCGTACAGATATGAAGGATCACGAAAGAATGATGCGGCAATTGAATCGGATGCTCAAAAACTTAATAAAGCCGTTAGAAATGGTGATAAGACGATGCTAATCAAGGATGAAGAGATTGTAAGGATTCTAACAACAAGAAGCAAGCCTCATCTCAAGGAGGTCTTCAAATGTTACTATTATGATTTCGACAGGGACATTGTAGAGGTATAA